One genomic window of Bradyrhizobium sp. CCGE-LA001 includes the following:
- a CDS encoding polyhydroxyalkanoate depolymerase, producing MMSMYYQAFQNHMDLTAPWRAGASSALRFLNLVPQGASDQVVGRLSAALELISRSTLTYDRPAYGIDSVMVGNREIAVTEEIAYATPFGSLLHFKKDGVGEQPRMLLVAPMSGHFATLLRGTVKTLLQDHDVYITDWHNPRDIPRSEGRFGLDDYTEHLIDFLGQLGPRPHMVAICQPSVSALAAAAVMCEDNHPARPATLTLMAGPIDTRIQPTRVNEFAKSKPIEWFERNLINYVPVQCRGALRKVYPGFVQLTAFVSMNLERHIKQHMDLANHIAKGEKEKAATIKTFYDEYFAVMDLPAEFYIETVRDVFQDHLLPQGRLMHRGRPVNTKAVSRMGLMTVEGEKDDICAIGQTLAAQDLCTGVRAYRRVHHMQAGVGHYGVFSGKRWNNEIYPLLRDFVHVNS from the coding sequence ATGATGTCGATGTATTATCAGGCCTTTCAGAACCATATGGACCTCACCGCGCCCTGGCGGGCCGGCGCTTCATCCGCGCTCAGATTCCTCAACCTGGTGCCGCAGGGCGCATCGGACCAGGTGGTCGGCCGGCTCTCGGCGGCGCTGGAGCTGATCTCGCGCTCCACCCTCACCTACGACCGTCCGGCCTACGGCATCGACAGCGTCATGGTGGGCAACCGCGAGATCGCGGTCACCGAGGAGATCGCCTATGCGACGCCGTTCGGCTCGCTGCTGCATTTCAAGAAAGACGGCGTCGGCGAGCAGCCACGCATGCTGCTGGTGGCGCCGATGTCCGGCCATTTCGCGACGCTTCTGCGCGGCACCGTGAAGACGCTGCTCCAGGACCACGACGTCTACATCACCGACTGGCACAATCCGCGCGACATTCCGCGCAGCGAAGGCCGCTTCGGGCTCGACGACTACACCGAGCACCTGATCGACTTCCTCGGCCAGCTCGGTCCGCGCCCGCACATGGTGGCGATCTGCCAGCCCTCGGTCTCGGCGCTCGCGGCCGCCGCGGTCATGTGCGAGGACAATCATCCCGCGCGCCCTGCGACGCTGACGCTGATGGCCGGACCGATCGACACACGGATACAGCCGACCAGGGTCAACGAGTTCGCCAAGAGCAAGCCGATCGAATGGTTCGAGCGCAATCTGATCAACTACGTGCCGGTGCAATGCCGCGGCGCCTTGCGCAAGGTCTATCCCGGCTTCGTGCAGCTCACGGCGTTCGTCTCGATGAATCTCGAGCGCCACATCAAGCAGCACATGGATCTCGCCAACCACATCGCCAAGGGCGAGAAGGAGAAGGCGGCGACGATCAAGACCTTCTACGACGAATATTTCGCGGTGATGGATTTGCCGGCCGAGTTCTACATCGAGACCGTGCGCGACGTGTTCCAGGATCACCTGCTCCCGCAAGGCAGACTGATGCATCGCGGCCGACCGGTGAACACCAAGGCCGTCAGCCGCATGGGACTGATGACGGTCGAGGGCGAGAAGGACGACATCTGCGCGATCGGCCAGACCCTCGCCGCGCAGGACCTCTGCACCGGCGTGCGCGCCTATCGCCGCGTCCACCACATGCAGGCCGGCGTCGGCCATTACGGCGTGTTCTCGGGTAAGCGCTGGAACAACGAGATCTATCCGCTGCTGCGGGATTTCGTGCACGTCAATTCGTGA